The Crocosphaera subtropica ATCC 51142 genome includes a window with the following:
- a CDS encoding mechanosensitive ion channel family protein: MFKKKLKFIIILCFSFLLTLTFMKPSLGQISLFSPSTNPQGTQTAPWDLNKAYTCGRFWCSDVYIYDDSKQVRKTLLIPELTLAALQRIDQNNLETIQALEQRAKLVQQSFDKIVNRIISSQKKSAATNIDDIGFWIPTSVKALWGSGEAKPPHPWLPKIEIGIKNQQTVIYAPDQFELGTSSLLIVTVTENDAIANNVTVEELASIWQENIIISFNNALWGHEFDQKYFAGRWIISGIPIIIALLLIWIVEFLRTFLRKRSNNLQQKLNRLTETIARNGKAIEYHKTYSDEYNNNSETIEQETSRDNQSKNQSIKNIFTFQFLVTIILKLIKKITKKNKWLSSKLSRSKQKLFLQRQNWLKQRRNFYQLLLRLSLILDVFILGCCLIVISLVFRDIRFLSVYILKRTILLIIVWVGLTILDKIGDFLIDYYLNRWATEAHETNPESNRYTLRINTYSSTLKQATTFITLVLGIYLTIWLVGIDTTVLAGAGIVAVAVAFLSRNLLEDMLNGVLILWSDRYAIGDVIDVNGMGGFVENINLFVTYLRNLDGQLIAIPNSQISTVINHTKDWSRVNFTIKIAWYEDINKAINIMINVAKQMQKEPEWSDKFLEPLEVLGVDEVSYEGILIRVLIRTKPLEHWPLGREFRLRVKQEFDEANISLGIPHHTISVVDDTHNDDQLLSYIVPQKDS; the protein is encoded by the coding sequence ATGTTCAAAAAAAAATTAAAATTTATTATTATTCTTTGTTTTAGTTTTCTCTTAACTCTTACCTTTATGAAACCCAGTTTGGGACAAATTTCTCTATTTTCTCCATCCACTAACCCCCAAGGAACACAAACAGCACCGTGGGATCTCAATAAGGCTTATACTTGTGGAAGATTTTGGTGTAGTGATGTTTATATTTATGACGATTCAAAACAGGTAAGAAAAACGTTATTAATACCAGAATTAACCTTAGCTGCCTTACAAAGGATTGATCAAAATAATCTTGAAACTATTCAAGCATTAGAACAACGAGCGAAATTAGTTCAACAAAGCTTTGATAAAATAGTCAATCGGATTATTAGTAGTCAAAAAAAATCTGCTGCTACTAACATCGATGATATTGGATTTTGGATACCTACTTCCGTCAAAGCATTATGGGGTTCAGGGGAAGCAAAACCCCCTCATCCTTGGCTTCCTAAAATCGAAATTGGGATTAAAAATCAACAAACCGTTATTTATGCTCCTGATCAATTTGAATTGGGTACTTCTTCTTTATTAATTGTAACTGTTACTGAAAACGATGCGATCGCCAATAACGTAACCGTCGAAGAATTAGCTTCAATATGGCAAGAAAATATTATTATATCTTTTAATAATGCACTTTGGGGACATGAATTTGATCAAAAGTATTTTGCTGGAAGATGGATTATTTCTGGAATCCCTATTATTATAGCACTCCTATTAATATGGATAGTGGAATTCCTACGAACTTTTTTAAGAAAACGTAGCAATAATCTACAGCAAAAACTGAATCGATTAACTGAAACCATAGCAAGAAATGGCAAAGCTATAGAATATCATAAGACTTATTCTGACGAATATAACAATAATTCAGAAACAATTGAACAGGAAACATCTAGAGACAATCAATCCAAGAATCAATCTATAAAGAATATATTTACTTTTCAGTTTTTAGTAACAATAATTTTAAAGCTAATTAAAAAAATAACGAAAAAAAATAAGTGGCTATCTTCTAAGTTATCCCGTTCTAAACAAAAACTTTTTTTACAACGACAAAATTGGCTTAAACAAAGACGAAATTTTTACCAACTATTGCTTAGACTTTCTTTAATTCTAGATGTATTTATTTTAGGTTGTTGTTTAATTGTCATTTCTTTAGTGTTTCGAGACATTCGTTTTTTATCCGTCTATATTCTCAAACGAACAATACTTTTAATTATCGTTTGGGTAGGATTAACAATTTTAGATAAAATTGGTGATTTTCTCATCGATTATTATCTTAATCGTTGGGCGACTGAAGCCCATGAAACTAATCCTGAATCCAATCGTTATACCTTGAGAATCAATACCTATTCTTCTACCCTCAAACAAGCAACCACTTTTATAACCCTTGTGTTAGGTATTTATTTAACCATTTGGTTAGTAGGAATTGATACGACGGTATTAGCTGGAGCGGGAATTGTAGCAGTTGCTGTTGCTTTTTTGTCTCGAAATTTACTAGAAGATATGCTCAATGGTGTCTTGATTTTATGGAGCGATCGCTATGCCATTGGGGATGTGATTGATGTTAATGGTATGGGGGGATTTGTTGAAAATATTAATTTATTTGTGACTTATTTACGAAATTTAGATGGACAACTTATTGCCATTCCCAATAGTCAAATTTCCACAGTTATTAATCATACAAAAGATTGGTCAAGGGTTAATTTTACTATCAAAATTGCTTGGTATGAAGATATAAACAAAGCAATCAATATTATGATTAATGTCGCTAAACAAATGCAAAAGGAACCCGAATGGAGCGATAAGTTTCTTGAACCGTTAGAAGTTTTAGGAGTAGATGAAGTCTCCTACGAAGGGATCTTAATTCGTGTTTTAATTAGAACAAAACCCCTTGAACATTGGCCCCTTGGTCGAGAATTTCGCTTACGGGTCAAACAAGAATTTGATGAGGCGAATATTTCTTTAGGCATTCCTCATCATACTATTTCTGTTGTCGATGATACTCATAACGATGATCAATTATTATCTTATATTGTCCCTCAAAAAGACAGTTAA
- a CDS encoding dipeptide ABC transporter ATP-binding protein — MNDKPLFCVDELRIQYPSSQTWAVDRVSFTLEKGEKLGLVGESGCGKSTMGKAAMGLLPKLTQMEGKIEFQGQSIVELDTDALRRFRGEVVGLVFQDPMTRLNPLMTIGEHCLETLQAHRPQLSRKEAKHIAIKTLEKVKIPPNRWGQYPHEFSGGMRQRVAMALALLLNPKMIIADEPTTALDVTVAAEILQELTRLCEEDEMGLLLISHDLAMVGEYCDRLAVMNEGQIVEMGAMKDILHHPNHEYTKSLLQAALHVQVENDNQPLTINSGEENQLVNKPLLTVNHLKQYFTLEGNFIQQFFSKEAEVIKAVDDVSFELYSGEILGLVGESGCGKSTLSRTLLQLLKATSGSIHFLGEELTQLSEHEMRLKRRQLQMIFQDPHACLNPLMTVGQSIADPLFIHQLATINEAKKQVYEMLERVKLTPVEDYYHRYPRELSGGQQQRVAIARALITKPKLIICDEPVSMLDASVQASVLELMSELKDDFDLTYLFITHDLWVARFFCHRIAVMNQGKIVEIGDTERIFREPKHPYTQKLLNAAPLLAI, encoded by the coding sequence ATGAACGACAAACCTTTATTTTGTGTTGATGAGTTGCGTATTCAATACCCATCAAGTCAGACTTGGGCTGTAGATAGGGTGTCATTCACCCTAGAAAAAGGAGAAAAACTCGGCTTAGTCGGGGAGTCTGGTTGTGGTAAATCCACTATGGGCAAGGCGGCCATGGGTTTGCTACCTAAACTAACACAAATGGAAGGAAAAATCGAGTTTCAGGGTCAATCTATTGTTGAGTTAGACACCGACGCTTTAAGACGCTTTCGGGGTGAGGTAGTGGGGTTAGTGTTTCAAGATCCGATGACTCGTCTGAACCCTTTGATGACTATTGGTGAACATTGTTTAGAAACGTTACAAGCCCATCGCCCTCAATTATCTCGCAAAGAAGCCAAACATATCGCTATCAAAACCTTGGAGAAAGTTAAAATTCCTCCTAACCGTTGGGGACAATATCCCCATGAGTTTAGTGGTGGAATGCGACAACGGGTAGCTATGGCCTTGGCCTTGTTATTAAACCCTAAAATGATTATTGCGGATGAACCGACTACCGCTTTAGATGTGACCGTAGCAGCAGAAATTTTACAAGAATTGACCCGTTTGTGCGAAGAAGACGAAATGGGCTTATTGTTGATTTCCCATGATTTAGCAATGGTGGGGGAATATTGCGATCGCCTAGCAGTGATGAACGAAGGCCAAATCGTCGAGATGGGTGCAATGAAAGACATCTTACACCATCCGAACCATGAGTATACGAAATCCCTATTACAAGCAGCGTTACACGTTCAAGTAGAAAACGACAACCAACCCCTTACCATAAACTCTGGGGAAGAGAATCAATTAGTCAATAAACCCTTATTAACCGTCAATCATTTAAAACAATATTTCACCTTAGAAGGAAATTTCATTCAGCAATTTTTCTCTAAAGAAGCAGAAGTCATTAAAGCAGTAGATGATGTTAGTTTTGAGTTATATTCGGGGGAAATTTTAGGATTAGTGGGTGAGTCGGGTTGTGGAAAAAGTACCCTATCTCGTACTCTTTTACAGTTATTAAAAGCGACATCAGGAAGCATACACTTTTTAGGGGAAGAGTTAACCCAACTGTCTGAACATGAAATGCGTCTCAAACGCCGTCAACTGCAGATGATTTTTCAAGATCCTCATGCTTGTTTAAATCCTTTAATGACTGTAGGGCAAAGTATTGCTGATCCTTTATTTATTCATCAATTAGCCACAATAAATGAAGCTAAAAAACAAGTTTATGAGATGTTAGAACGGGTTAAATTAACCCCGGTTGAAGACTATTATCATCGTTATCCTAGAGAATTATCAGGGGGACAACAACAACGAGTAGCCATTGCTAGGGCATTAATTACTAAACCTAAATTAATCATTTGTGATGAACCGGTTAGTATGTTAGATGCCAGTGTTCAAGCAAGCGTATTAGAGTTGATGTCTGAGTTGAAAGATGACTTTGATTTAACCTATTTATTTATTACCCATGATCTTTGGGTGGCTCGTTTTTTCTGTCATCGTATTGCAGTGATGAATCAAGGTAAAATTGTAGAAATTGGGGACACTGAACGCATTTTTAGAGAACCCAAACATCCTTATACTCAAAAGTTACTCAATGCTGCGCCTTTATTAGCCATTTAA
- a CDS encoding DUF481 domain-containing protein, which yields MLGISLYSSLLASIHNFTTTSPSFYLNHKNFPKILAKKDNQDKNLQLTQSLEAIEAMENSELKVMLLNDVALSYAKINKIDQGMAILAQSLSIAQNLEDIVSQITTLGKIAINYHKIGKTQPGLKILNETIEKIDTIEDRALQGQLLLNIAFKYAEIGREKKSQTLFAQSQTLIKEASQPLPAYPFLATGTNLKLGLTGNVQSFRDTTAAVGINVNLYKQWTREDIAVDGSLFLNFDSSRSVNNYRPNSLIFSTYRRHFDDQWSFFTNVFNSTNQDLFASKNDDEDLTIISNLLIGAGLNLWRGKSPREFLDFQVGIGPRYQYDFIDFEERRNEIEPTLGILLLGRNFSVGTTKLTQTFAIIPALDDLNNYTITSDTNLSIPIGDQWFLSNRVFMRYRNEVIYENNPQLEFLFTTGVDYAF from the coding sequence ATGTTAGGAATTTCTTTATATAGCTCATTATTGGCTAGTATCCATAATTTTACAACCACTAGCCCATCATTTTATCTAAATCATAAGAATTTTCCCAAAATATTAGCTAAAAAAGATAACCAGGACAAAAATCTTCAGTTAACTCAAAGTTTAGAAGCAATTGAAGCAATGGAAAACTCAGAACTTAAGGTGATGCTTTTAAACGATGTCGCTTTGTCTTATGCAAAAATAAATAAGATTGATCAAGGGATGGCTATTTTAGCTCAGTCATTATCAATTGCTCAGAATTTGGAAGATATCGTCTCTCAAATCACAACTTTAGGAAAGATTGCGATTAACTATCATAAAATAGGGAAAACCCAACCAGGACTTAAAATTTTAAATGAAACCATTGAGAAAATTGATACGATTGAAGATCGAGCCCTGCAAGGTCAATTATTATTAAATATAGCGTTTAAATACGCAGAAATTGGCAGAGAAAAAAAATCCCAAACCCTTTTTGCTCAAAGTCAAACCTTAATCAAAGAAGCATCCCAACCGTTACCAGCCTATCCATTTCTAGCAACCGGAACGAATCTTAAACTAGGATTAACAGGCAATGTTCAATCATTTAGAGATACGACTGCTGCTGTGGGAATTAATGTTAACTTGTACAAACAATGGACAAGAGAAGATATTGCGGTCGATGGAAGTTTATTCCTTAACTTTGATAGTAGTCGATCGGTTAATAATTATCGTCCCAATAGTTTGATTTTCTCAACTTATCGTCGTCATTTTGATGATCAATGGAGTTTTTTCACCAATGTTTTTAATAGTACCAATCAAGATTTATTTGCCAGTAAAAATGATGATGAGGATTTGACAATTATTAGTAATTTATTGATAGGTGCAGGACTCAATTTATGGCGAGGCAAGTCTCCCCGTGAATTTTTAGATTTTCAAGTGGGAATTGGACCACGTTACCAATATGATTTTATTGATTTTGAAGAACGACGGAATGAAATTGAGCCAACACTAGGAATTCTTTTACTGGGTAGAAATTTCTCCGTTGGAACAACTAAATTAACTCAAACGTTTGCTATTATTCCAGCATTAGACGATTTAAACAACTATACAATTACTTCTGATACTAATCTGTCTATTCCTATCGGTGATCAATGGTTTCTCAGTAATCGTGTCTTTATGCGTTATCGAAATGAGGTCATCTATGAAAACAATCCTCAATTAGAATTTTTGTTTACCACAGGAGTAGACTATGCTTTTTGA